From Daucus carota subsp. sativus chromosome 6, DH1 v3.0, whole genome shotgun sequence:
GAAGGGAGAGCCGGCTTTGGACAAAGATGGCAATATTCAAATACTTACTTCCCACACTCTTGAACCAGTAAGTGTATTTATACTTCTGAGGTTTTATTGATTGTCCTTCGATGGATGGCTGTCATTAAGGCCTCCTGTGTCATATTTACAAATTACATACTTGCATCACATGTTATGATCATAGCTTTGGGAACTTGTGAATGCATAGTGAAAGGATACTTTGGTGCTTTCAGCTTTCCTATTGGAATTAGATCTTTTCTATTACTGGAGCACTTTTCGTAAATTCATTTCTTATAGGCTGCTTGACATATTCCATGAATGTTATAGGTACCGATTGCAATTGGTGGTCCTGGGCTGTTACCTGGTGTCAGATACCGCAAAGATGTCCCTAATGGAGGGCTAGCCAATGTGGCTGCAACTGTGATGAATCTACATGGGTTTGTCGCTCCTGATGATTATGAGACAACCCTTATTGAGGTTGTTGATTAGTTCAGCTTCAAGTAATCTGAGCTGTTTCAGTAGGTGTCTTAAATGGCATCACATGGTTGTATCCCATATTTATTTTGGGTTCCGATATTTCTAAATAAACCAAAAACCTGatacttttaaaattatgaGGAATCACTAAGAAACGTGAAGCATATGTAGTTTCAGTATATTTGCAACTGCTgcaaaatttcaattttggtaCATTTACACAATGAAATGGTTGAGAACTTCAGAGTTATGATATCATGTTTTACAATTGGTGTTGGCTTGATTTTGTTTGAACAGCAGATCCTGCTTTCTTTTTTTTGCCTTGTTAGCACCTCATGTTTAACAATCAAAAGAAGTGTTCACAATGGGGATGGAAGTTGCAAGTTTTATTACTATCAAGTCATTGGTCTGTTCAGCCTCCTGACTGAACATTTATCCGTTATTTGGAGCAACTTGTAATAATACCAGAGTTTTTATACGTTTTCTGTTAATCTAATATGGGGGCTTCGTATATGAAGAATGATTATGAAATGATGCTCAGGGACTCTCAGGTTTCTTTTATTGAAGAGGCATATCTGAATGTAATTGTTCTTTGATAAATTTGTGAACATCCAGTGTCACAAAGAAGCTTTTTTTATTCTTAATCCCTTGATAGAGATTATAGCGTATGAGGGCATACGGATGATGTTGATATCTTCTTGACATATAACAGCTAGAACTTACATGGATACAAAATTACAAACAGATTATCCACATTAGCTTTCTTCAAATGGGTTGCTTAAGCATCTCTAAAACCTTGGGTGGTAAAATGTTATGATAAATTGACCAAAACAATACAAGTGTTCAATCAAGTAGATTTACATACAACCTCGTGGGTTTGACTTAAGCAACGCTGAATGAACTTGTAGCGCTCTCCACAAACTTCTTTAGTCCTTTGAACCATCTCTTGTCTCCGGCTTGAGCCTTGCATATATAAAGCTTACCATCTGAAACTGTGGCGGTGATGAGTTGGTGTTTGCCCCCTTCATCCCCATCCGCAGTCCTTGTCAACACAGACAGGCTGTAGTACTGCTTTCCACCCACCACTGGAGTCGAGGTCTCCAATATATTTGCTGTTGCTACAGCATCTTGTTCAAAGCCACCCTGAAGAAGAATTAGATGATGTAAGTACTCACATCTGTCTACAAGAGCCCTGGTGACCCAATTTCAGGTTTCTTTATATTGCCTCCTGCTAACGTTATCGTGCCCGTTATTTTACTCACAATGCTTGAAACATATTACAGGCCATGTGAGATGTATTTAGCAAGAAGCCCTTCATTTCCAGTTATTCCAAAGACTGGCAGTTACATCTAATATGTTTCTGTTTCTCTTCAAGTTGTTCTGGCAAATCATATTTGTATGTTTCTTTATTTCAGCAAGACCTTTTAATCCATATATCTGATCTTTAATTACACATTTTCGTTGTATAATGTTGTTCACAAAGCTCTGTCAGAGCTAGTTGAAAGTTCAGGTAGAGTGATTACCTCTGAAGCAGTTTTACCAAAGTAGGCTTGTTTTCCTAGCAAATAGTCCACCTGAAGAACAGATAATACCACGAGATCAAACACAAGTTTAATTTAACAAGAAATAGAAAATGAGGAATGAGGAATGAGGCATTATCATTACTGTTAATAGGAATTGTTCAGGAGATCCATAGTCGGTGATGGACTTCTTGTCGGTTGGAGTGACCATGACAGAGAGGTTGCTGGTGGTGTCGAAATTGTCCTCAAATCTAATAACCTGACCAGGGTATTCAACCTCCTTGCTCGGGTTCCATTTAGAAGGAATTAACAAAGAGAAATCCTTTCCGGTGTAAGGTTTGAATTCTGTGTTTGTCTTTGGCTTGCCGAACACATTTGCTGCCATTTATCAATTAGCAGGGAGTGTGAGTAAGTACAATTCGAGAATTTTGATCCACTCTATCTTAACTATGTATAGCAACTATGTATAGCAGTGTAAAGCAGTTATACTTAAAAGATTAAAACTTCGACTAACAAAATTAAAGGCGTTGGGAGGACTGATCACTTAACATTGTACGGGTTTCGTGTgaatataaacaaaaacaagTAATTCGTGACAAGATATATAGCGAAAGAATTTATAAGATGGGTGGCAGATGGATTACCAGCTTCACCATAGGCAGCATCAGCGGGAGAGACCTTGGTGGCCACAGCAGCCGCACCGATGAGCACAGTGAGGGCCAACCTGCGAGACACAAGTGCATTATCTTCCTCAGTGACCACCTGCTTCTGGGCACGGCAGATTACTTGGTTAGGCTTGATGGATTGAACGTGGCGTTGTTGTAGAGTAGATGATCTAACGAGTGTAGGGTGGTTCAAGAAACAAGAAGTTGAAGCCATTTCTTTGTGCCTAGGTGTGGAgggtcgagagagagagagagagattattaTTTGTGTACAACACACACAGCTCTAGTAGGATTGGAATGGATTGGTTTTGGTGGGCACAGAAAATATGTGGAAGCAAGTGGATTACGAGATTGTATTTTTGATTGTGGGGATAAGCCTTTGGAGCTCTTGATTGGTGCAATCTTGTGCTTCCTCTCATTTTCTACCGTCTTTCACTGTCTCATTCGAATTAAGTTTATCAACGTTGTCCCTGCCATGTTCTAGATTAGCCCACTGCATAATTCAATTTGGGCATACTGAGTGCCTGTATGGCGACGCGAGATAAGCACTTCTTTTCTAAACAAGTTGAATTctgcttttttgttttttgccgtttgtgtaaaaaaaaaaacagaagcacTTTTTACAAGTTACAAATACTAGCTAATCCCTCAGATCTTCTacttttttctcaaacactttaatcacttgtaagtcttgagttgcttctaacttctacttcatattttttattttaataaataaacacatattttaaactcatccaaacggcTTTCTATTATGTCTCAGTATCCAGGAaacgaaaccaaaccaaaccaaacatacccaGTAGGCCAGTATTTCCCGCTTAGAGCGGGGTTTGGGGAAGGTAAGATGTACGCAACCATGCCCTTAGAGAGTAGGGAGGTTGTTTCCGTGAACGCTCCCGACTTAGTACACAATATACAAGATAGTGTGTGAGTTTGAGATAGTACCTTAGCCCGTGGTATTATTCACACAGGACTCGCATGAAGAAGAAGCGATCATTAGCGGGAAGAAAACGATTACCAGAAGACGCAATCATTGGTTTTTTGTATTTGCGGATGTAGTCCATTGATCCCCATAGAATACTCGCAACCCATTCACCTTCTTCCTCAGAACCTTTACCCTTATCTTCACCAAGAAATTCACACCTTGATTCGCTTTTATCTGCTTCCACCCGCCTGGCGATGAAGACCCTCCTCTTCGTCCATGATCTTTTATACATGGTACTCACCTTTGTCATGAAATCCTTCGTCAGTGAATAATATAAGCCCTTCTTTTCAGACCAGGGTCACCCCTGTGCCCATGTTTTTTTCACATCGGTAAAATGGAAGAAAAAGAAGTTGTAATCGCCGCAAAGATCGTAAACAGCCAATCCCTACCAGTTATCCCTTGATAGGGGCTGCTTTTTCTTGTTGTCTCCGTACAATTTGCTCCCGGTTGTATTGAtcagatgatgaggaagaatCCATGGGGAGAGAAGTTGTGCACATACTCTCAATTATCTCCACATTAAACATTAATCCATCTTTTCATAACCCCTCCATTTTTGCGACAACAAACGCTAAAGTCTTTTATACAATCGAACCAACTTTACTTGCACTCAATTTTTTGATCCAGGCATCCACATACACATTTAATATGGTCGTAAAGCGTAGATGAATACGTAAACTAATTAACAGTTTCTCCAATTACCCTTTTGTCTCTCATTCCGTCAATTCGGAAACCACAACAGTATCTAGAACATATTTCACTAAtttcaattataataatatgtctTGTCCCcactatatatttaatattttattattaaaaattttcttttattattaaagaataaaataaaacagaGAGAGAAAAAAAGTGTCTGTAAtactttataataaatttaagacATGTTAAAGAAAGAGATGCTTTAGAAATAAGGTTTGAAGAGGTTGTCCCAGTGATATAAGTTATCACTGAGATATTGTTTAATCaagatttttttatatcaaatgtCATAAATAATAACTTAGCATCATATAAGACATCTCTCGAATTTCCTCTTTTGACATAAGATTGTTAAAATACATGTTAGTGATTTT
This genomic window contains:
- the LOC108227226 gene encoding oxygen-evolving enhancer protein 2, chloroplastic — its product is MASTSCFLNHPTLVRSSTLQQRHVQSIKPNQVICRAQKQVVTEEDNALVSRRLALTVLIGAAAVATKVSPADAAYGEAANVFGKPKTNTEFKPYTGKDFSLLIPSKWNPSKEVEYPGQVIRFEDNFDTTSNLSVMVTPTDKKSITDYGSPEQFLLTVDYLLGKQAYFGKTASEGGFEQDAVATANILETSTPVVGGKQYYSLSVLTRTADGDEGGKHQLITATVSDGKLYICKAQAGDKRWFKGLKKFVESATSSFSVA